From the Mycobacterium noviomagense genome, the window CGCGGCGACGATGACGACACCGGTGCGGGTTGCCGGCTCCAGCGACTTGATCCGGCCGCTGAATTCGATATCGGCGCCCTCCCTGGCTGACACGATCGCGGGCTGCGACAGCCGCACCGCGTAGCGGGTAACCGCACCGGGATCGCCCGACCACGCCGAGACGAACCCGGCACCCAAACCCATCGTGAGCATTCCGTGCGCGATCACATCGGGCAGCCCGGCGAGCTTGGCGATGTCCTCATCCCAATGAATCGGGTTGGCGTCGCCGGCCACCCCGGCATAGTTCACCAGGTCCCCACGGGACAGACGCGCGTGGCGCAGGGGTAGCTCGTCACCGACCTCGACGTCATCGAAGGACGGCGTCCCCGGTGTGCGGATCGCGCCGCCTTCGGCAATCCGGACCTCGCCTTCAGGGCGCAGCGTCTTCTCGTAGTCGGCATCGGATTCGCCGATCGCGGCGAGGTCCACGTCATGCATCATCGCTCGCTGAGCCGCCGTCTTGATCGCCGGATCGACGTCCTCGGCGGTGACGCCGACGACGGTGGTATGCAAGGTGTGCACCCGCTCGCCGGCAGTATCGGTGAAGGTGTTGGTCACGGTGATCAGGTCTCGGCCGGCGATCCGCCGCACCGACGACAGTTCGACGTCGACGCGCAGCTCGTCGCCGGCCACGATCGGGCGGTGCTGCTCGAAGACTTCTTCGGTCTGCACATAGGTGTGGTAACCGACAACCACCGATTCGAACATGCGGCGATTGCAGGCCATACCTGGGACCGAGGTGAAGGTCAGCGGCGCCACCAGGTCCGGATAACCCAGCTCCGCGGCGGCGGCGACATCCCAGTGCGCAGGGTGGTAGTCCTGCACCGCACGGGCGTACTCGCGGAGCTTCTCGCGGCCGACCAGGTAGGTGCCGTCCATCTGGTAGTAGTGGCCGACCCGCGATTCGATCGGCGACGTGTCTGCTGCTGCAGTCATGAGAATGCTCAACTGTTCTATCGGCTGGTTGTCAAGACCGACCGAAGCACCCTAACGCGCGTCTACCGGAGGTTTACACGCAGAGCCACTTCGCCGAGGTGCGTCTCTCAACTTCTAGCGCTCCCCTGAGCCGGCTTTTAACGGCGCCGTACAACAGCCAATAGGGTAGTTGGGCGACGCACTAGATCGACTTTGACGGGGGTCAGGCACCTTGTGCACCATCCCTTGCGGATTTCACCAGCAGGAGCGGCGATGACAAGTGTCTCCAATCCGGTTCCACCGCAGGATCTTTCCGGAATCGTCGGACATCGCTTTATCTATACCTACGCCAACGGCTGGCAGTACGAGATGTACGTCAAGAACGCCACGACCATCGACTACCGCATCCACTCCGGACACGTTGGGGGCCGCTGGGTCAAGGATCAGCGGGTCGACTTGGTCCAACTCGACGAAGACAGTTTCAAGGTGTCGTGGACCGAACCCACCGGCACGTGCGTGGCCGTCAACATCTTGCCGACCAAACGCCGCATCCACGGCGTGATTTTCTTCCCCCAGTGGATCCGGCTACACGGGGAACGCACTGTTTGTTTCCAGAACGAACACCTGGATCAGATGCAGGCTTACCGCGACGAAGGGCCCCACGTACCCCATCTACCAAGTCCCCGAATTCGCTTACATCACGTTGTTCCAATACGTCGGATCCAACGACGAGTCTGTCATCGACACCGCTCCCCAAGACCTGCCCCCAGGATGGGCTGACCGGACCAACTGAACCCACTCGCCTCTAATGTGGACCTGTCATGCGCAGGGGTCAGGCAGAAGGGAGGCCCATGGTGACCGGACCAGCACAGATTGCCAGGGCCGCCGGGCCTCCACCACCCGGTCAGGTGAACGGCTCTCCGATGCCGCCCCGGCAGACCGAGCCACCTGCGCGCCGACCACTCGCCGCACTCGGCGGCCGGCGCGCACTCGGCTGGCTGAGCTGTGGAGTTGCCGGCTGCATCGCGATCTGTTGGTTTATTTTCTTCAGTCCCGGTCAGAGTGGGTCTAAAGCGGACTGGTTCTTCGGTGCGGTGGTCTTCGGTGTCGTCCTGGTCGCCATCTGGCAGACCGTGACCATTCAGCGCCAGGCGGCGCAGCACATGGCCGAAGCGGCCGAACACCTACGGAAAGAGTTCATCGCCGCCGAAGAGCGGGCGGCGCGTGAAGTGG encodes:
- a CDS encoding fused (3R)-hydroxyacyl-ACP dehydratase subunits HadA/HadB, coding for MTAAADTSPIESRVGHYYQMDGTYLVGREKLREYARAVQDYHPAHWDVAAAAELGYPDLVAPLTFTSVPGMACNRRMFESVVVGYHTYVQTEEVFEQHRPIVAGDELRVDVELSSVRRIAGRDLITVTNTFTDTAGERVHTLHTTVVGVTAEDVDPAIKTAAQRAMMHDVDLAAIGESDADYEKTLRPEGEVRIAEGGAIRTPGTPSFDDVEVGDELPLRHARLSRGDLVNYAGVAGDANPIHWDEDIAKLAGLPDVIAHGMLTMGLGAGFVSAWSGDPGAVTRYAVRLSQPAIVSAREGADIEFSGRIKSLEPATRTGVVIVAAKSGGRKVFGLATVNVRFR